The sequence below is a genomic window from Candidatus Thiopontia autotrophica.
AACACTCATCAACATAGAGATCGCCTGATCATAAGTAGGCAGACTAGCAACCGCGTTCAACTGGGAAGCATCCATCAAGGAGTCTCCCAGGGAGAGTGCTCTGACAACTAGCTTGTCATGCTCCTTGGAAAAGTCCTTCATTACCCGAGCCGCACCACCTGGATCCTCCTGAGAGAAACCAAGAATCAGAGGCCCAACCAGCGCCTCATTCATGCATGCGTAGCCTGTATCTTCAAATGCTCGACGTGCCAGAGAGTTTTTAACAACCCTGATCCGCACACCAGCATCACGAGATTTGACTCGCAACTCGGTCAGTTCTTCCCCGGTGAGTCCACGATACTCAGCCGCAACAACGGAGAGTGCGGAGGCAGCTACTTCACTGACCTCTGCGACGACGGCTTTCTTCTGTTCAAGATTCAATGCCACGTACATTTCTCCTTACTAACAAAGAGCAGTTGGATCAATTGATCCATCCACCTTCTCGCGCACAATGCGCACTAAAGAATGATTTTTGCTATTAAAAGCTAAATCATCCGCCTAACGGCACAACAGCAACATCAATAATGTCTGCGTACCGTCTGCGTGGGCGTTCACCATTTGGCAAACATTAAACCAGAGGAACCCACGGTCTTTGACGACTATTGAATTCTCGTACTACGAGCAGTCAACAGTGCAAAGTTTCTTCCCAACGTTATCTAACGTCAGTTACGCCTCCAGAGAGGTATGATCCAAAGCAAGTCCTGGTCCCATGGTTGTGGAAACAGTCACTTTCTTCAGAAAAACACCTTTTGCAGCGCTTGGTTTTTTCTTGTTCAGGTCTACCAGCAATGCCTGCAGATTTCCTATCAATTGATCAGCAGAAAAATCTACCTTGCCAATTGAGCAGTGGATAATACCTGCCTTATCTGTACGGTAACGAACCTGTCCTGACTTGGCATTATTAACCGCACCAGCAACATCAGGGCTTACAGTTCCAACCTTGGGGTTTGGCATAAGACCACGAGGACCCAAAATTTGTCCCAGCTGACCAACAACACCCATCGCATCAGGTGATGCAATCACAACATCAAAGTTCAGATCGCCTCCCTTGATTGTCGCCGCAAGATCATCCATTCCAACTATATCGGCACCAGCCTCTTTTGCCGCATCCGCATTGGCACCCTGGGCAAATACTGCTACACGAACAGTTTTGCCAGTACCATTTGGCAGCACAGTCGAGCCACGAACAACCTGATCTGATTTTCTAGGGTCAACACCGAGGTTGATGCTTACATCAACAGCCTCGGAGAACTTTACTGAAGAGATATCCTTCAACAGATCAAATGCCTCAGTAGCATCGTACTGTTTTCCAGTCTCTACCTTTTCAGCAATTGCCTTTGCTCTTTTAGTCATCTTGGCCATCAGGACATTCCCTCCACGCCTTCTACGTTCAGACCCATGCTACGCGCACTACCTGCAATAATACGTACTGCTGCATCCATGTCGTTTGCGTTCAAATCAGCCATCTTGGTAGTTGCAATCTCCTCAAGTTGAGCACGATTTACCGTACCCACTTTATTAATATGAGGCTCGCCACTACCAGATTTGATACCAGCAGCCTTCTTCAGCAGAATTGATGCTGGAGGTGTCTTGGTAATATAGGTAAAACTACGATCGTTATAGACCGTAATAACCACAGGGACAGGCATCCCCTTCTCAAGGCTCTGTGTTGCCGCATTAAAAGCCTTACAGAACTCCATAATATTTACACCGTGCTGACCCAGCGCAGGGCCAACGGGCGGACTTGGATTTGCCTCACCTGCAGGAACCTGCAGCTTAATGTAGGCCTCAATCTTCTTTGCCATTGTACTCTCCTAGTATGGGTTCAAACGTTGGTGGCCACTCGCTAAAACAGGCCCCAGCCAACTCCCCGTTACACAACACTCAAAACAGTCTGACAGAACCATTCTGAGCTATAAAATTATTACCCCTTTGACACCTGACCAAAATTAAGTTCAACTGGAGTAGAGCGTCCAAATACCTGAACCGATACGGTCAGCTTGCTCTTTTCGTAATTCACCTCTTCCACCACACCATTGAAGTCAGCAAATGGTCCGTCAGTAACACGCACCATCTCACCAGCCTCATATAGTACCTTGGGACGTGGCTTCTCAATTCCATCCTGGATACGTTGCAGAATATTTTCTGCCTCCTTGTCCGTAATTGGTGCAGGACGATCCACTGTGCCACCAATAAAGCCCATCACTTTCGGCACATCCTTCACCAGATGCCATGCACTATCATTCATATCCATCTGAACCAGCACATAACCAGGAAAGAATTTGCGCTCACTTTTACGCTTTTTCCCATCCGGACGCATCTCAACAACCTCTTCACAAGGTACAAGGATTTCACCAAATGACTCTTCCATTCCTTCAAGAGTAATGCGCTCCTTCAGAGAACGTGCTGCCTGATGCTCAAAGCCTGAATAGGCATGGACCACATACCATCTCTTTGTCATGATCAATTAGTTCCCTGTAAATACCTTAACTGCCCAGACTAATCCCATGTCCAGTAGCCACAGCAAAATTCCGACAATAATAACCATCACCACAACCATCATGGTGGTCTGTGTAGTCTCTTTTCGTGTTGGCCAGACCACCTTGCGCGCCTCTGTCCTTGCCCCAGAGACGAAACTCCAGCCAGAACGTCCTGCTTCTGTCTGCAGTGCAATTGCCGCACTGACACCAACCAGCACCAACAGCCCAAGCGTACGCAGTAGCGCCGACTGCTCTGACAACACATAAAATGCCACCATGCCTGCTGCCAATATCAACACTGCAAC
It includes:
- the rplA gene encoding 50S ribosomal protein L1; translation: MAKMTKRAKAIAEKVETGKQYDATEAFDLLKDISSVKFSEAVDVSINLGVDPRKSDQVVRGSTVLPNGTGKTVRVAVFAQGANADAAKEAGADIVGMDDLAATIKGGDLNFDVVIASPDAMGVVGQLGQILGPRGLMPNPKVGTVSPDVAGAVNNAKSGQVRYRTDKAGIIHCSIGKVDFSADQLIGNLQALLVDLNKKKPSAAKGVFLKKVTVSTTMGPGLALDHTSLEA
- the secE gene encoding preprotein translocase subunit SecE; translation: MADKIKLAVAVLILAAGMVAFYVLSEQSALLRTLGLLVLVGVSAAIALQTEAGRSGWSFVSGARTEARKVVWPTRKETTQTTMMVVVMVIIVGILLWLLDMGLVWAVKVFTGN
- the nusG gene encoding transcription termination/antitermination protein NusG; this translates as MTKRWYVVHAYSGFEHQAARSLKERITLEGMEESFGEILVPCEEVVEMRPDGKKRKSERKFFPGYVLVQMDMNDSAWHLVKDVPKVMGFIGGTVDRPAPITDKEAENILQRIQDGIEKPRPKVLYEAGEMVRVTDGPFADFNGVVEEVNYEKSKLTVSVQVFGRSTPVELNFGQVSKG
- the rplJ gene encoding 50S ribosomal protein L10, with the translated sequence MALNLEQKKAVVAEVSEVAASALSVVAAEYRGLTGEELTELRVKSRDAGVRIRVVKNSLARRAFEDTGYACMNEALVGPLILGFSQEDPGGAARVMKDFSKEHDKLVVRALSLGDSLMDASQLNAVASLPTYDQAISMLMSVMKAPVEKFVRTLAEPHSKMVRTIAAVRDVKEAA
- the rplK gene encoding 50S ribosomal protein L11 → MAKKIEAYIKLQVPAGEANPSPPVGPALGQHGVNIMEFCKAFNAATQSLEKGMPVPVVITVYNDRSFTYITKTPPASILLKKAAGIKSGSGEPHINKVGTVNRAQLEEIATTKMADLNANDMDAAVRIIAGSARSMGLNVEGVEGMS